The Culex quinquefasciatus strain JHB chromosome 2, VPISU_Cqui_1.0_pri_paternal, whole genome shotgun sequence genome contains the following window.
tatgaccaggaagtgaaacataatcgttgcctttcGAGcttcgacgctatgagaaggacgtAATTATATACTCAATCCCGtaatttttttacttcttaccgtcggcgtgccatccgagccacAATGCTAAGGGAAGGGCTTTCTAAACTATATGAAATTTTTAGCAACGTATTATTCGTTATCATGTAAACCTCAAATAGTGCTGATACAACTAACTGTTTCAAGCGATTTCATGAAATTCTTCGCGCACAACTGCAACAAACTTCACCACGAATTTACCCAGTTCGAACCGCGAACAACCAGCTCAACAACAGAGAGACAATATATACCCGACGACGCGAAGCCTtctatcaataaattcaagaatctTCTAGAAAGTCgtggattctcgcgcgtcgattcgccAACAGATCTCTCCCACGAACACCTCACGACTGAGGGCCCACCTCCAAGGCCACGACGCGAcacatttttcaatgaattccagaatcttctagcactttctcgcggaATCTCACGCGTCGATTCgccgaaaacggtgcactttatgaaaattccacttaagtactttttgattgcaaatttgatttaacatcgaaaaatgaagttaaaacatttttgcgaccaatattttgatttttttttaaatcagattttttgcacaacctggaaatttctgaaaagttggcattttatgtcccctaaaacatataaaaaaaatagtgtgtttttgcaaatcaggtattactgacaaaaagttaaattaaaaacaaccaaatttttttccgtgtatcactttttttcagtgtagtccttatccatacctacaactttccgacgacaccaaatcgatcaaaaaattccttcaaaagatacagatttttgaattttcatacatcggttttgtatggacagctgccaaatttgtatggaaatttattgatctttgcactgtaacttggttttggcccgcacttttctctcgcgcttttgacaacaaaatttccaaaaactaggcaaccagccgAGGGGTGCGTCACTTCCGCGCTAACCGAGCGATAAAGCTTCCTTTCCATACGAGGGGTGCGTCACTTCCGCGCTAACCGAGCGATAAAGCTTCCTTTCCATACCTTTGCAGCGTTCACTTTCACCTTTCCGCTTTAActtgctttaacgcgcgttaaccgcgataacttgctttttggCTTACCTTTTTTTGCGTTCACGCATCAGACTGCTCGattttttgacagcgagaactgtcaagagcgaatgacagttctcgttgtcaaatcagtcgagcagtttgttttgatagATGAAAAAGCTTGACCGGTTCAAGAATTCCGACTTAATATTCCGGAACAACAAGAAAAGCCGCCAGAACCAATTCAACTTTCTTAGAGAGAACCAGGACCGGAACATGAACCCGTAAATAGTTATCCGTTAAGATGCGGAACAGTGAAACCTGGTGACCTCGCCCAACACCTTCCGTTGGTCCGTAGAAGCGCGCAATCAAGCCATGATAAGTCGGCCTCACGACCGAGATCTGCTAGGCCTAGGTGACCTGGTTCCACTTCTCCGCATTTTGAGGTTCGTTCCGGTGGCCATTACGGGATCGTCTGAGAACCACTTTGCGAGCTTCTAGTAATAAATAGTAAAATTTCGGGAGGCTGCTGTAGCCGGAGATGGACCATAATTGAGCCCAGAAATGGAACCGGTTTCACCGTTCTATCCGTCTGCACTGGCACCACCGGCCCAGAATCATCTTGATCCGGACAGCACGCCTCATTCGATTCAGGAAATGAGCGAGAATCAGTGCTCGTGCGGTGGAGAGTCTGAGACGAACGCGCCCGGACTGGTGCACCGTTGGCCTCCACCAAATTTATCACCCAAGACCAGGGTGACTCTGAACCGCGTTACATGCGATCATCGATGTTCAACCTCCCGATCAACACGAACATGATGAAGCTGAGTGCCGTTCTGTTTGAGTTGGTCGTTTCACCGTTTGCTCATGCCGTCGAGAAAAAAACTGGCCCAACCGATGGTCAATTTTGGCTAGTTGGGACCAATTCGATGCATTTGCTTTTTTCCAGTGTTTTCTGTGCAAGGCAACGACAGAAGTTCCGGCAGAGTCACACCGGCCAGCGAATGGACAAGTACGAGCGTCCGGAACGTACGACTTTGTGATCACCAAGGACTACTGCTGGAATAACACTCCGCCGAAAGAACCTGGCGATAGTGTTCGAGATTGACGTGTCGTACAACAACGTCAAGTCCAGGCTGGTTCATTTGCTGTGCGCGGAGTTCAAGAACATCATTCGTCACTTGCCCGTGGATGAGCGCCAGGAGCGCGCTAGATTAAGGTCGATAAAGCTTCATCAGATTGTGGTCGTCGGAGATGTCCAGGGTTAACTTCTAAAAGCTTACATAGAACCTAACCTTCTCCTACGACAGGAAATGTTCATGCCATGCTGTTCACTCTGCGCCTGCTTAGTCTTAGCCTCAACAGCGAGGTGCGAAAGTGTCGGTAGCGCTAAGAGAGTTGTCCCAGAACGCGGTTTCATTTCGTTTAAAAAAGTGTtactttaaatatatttataagtAGTATTAAAGTCTCTATTACAGTTCATGTGAATAAAGTATTCTAACTATATCTAAAACTCATCTGACTAGTAGTTTTGCTCATCTTAATAGAAACAATCGTTGTTTCGTTAAATTTTTGCTTCAGCACCTCCAGCAGCATGATCCGGCTGTCCAGTGTGATCATTATGCTGCGGATCTGCGAGAACGTCTTTTGCAGCGCTCGATCTTCATCCTGGAATTAGTAGGCATCAGCGGCTTCTTGAtcgcggcagattttttttttggttttgagcgCCGTTTTGCACCCGAACTATTTCCAGGTCCTGCCATCGCTGCATCGTTCTTCGATGGTCACGTGGATTACACGTGCACCTGCAAAGACAATAAGCATAAACATAAAAGTCCTGCAAAACCCCACCTCCAAAATTCTTACTCTTCGTTTAGCTGAGCATTACAAACGGAATCGTACTCTTCGTTGTCGGCGATCGGCGTCGGCAGCTAGAGCAGAGCGCCACCGAACGCTTCCATAGCCATCGATTCCTTACCGGACGTTTCCGCGGCCAGCACGCGAAAGGCGTCATGCAGCGAAAGATCCGCTTCGTCGATGATCTGCTGGGTTGCCCCACGGATTACGACGGTACAGATCGCAACGGCCGAGACGAACCGTCCGGGTCGTCACCTTGTCCTTCATCTTCTTCTTTTTGGCGACCTCATCTTGATGCTCGATCCTAAAACCTTGATCTTGACCGTGACCATCGGCGTGTTGGCGATCAAGATCTTTGCGTTCTTGATGCTTCTTGTCCAGCAGGAAACCCTTGTCCAGGAACGAATCCTCCAAGCAACCGCCGGTCTATTTCCCGGATCATTTCAACCGCATCACGGCATCGACGGCCAACTTGGAAATGTTCATCAAATCCTCTCGGAACTTTTCCGCATCCTTAGAATTGTCCTGAGCCACGCCAATCAGCGCCGAATGTGAAACCTGCGTGGCCGCTCTCCACCCGGCGATAATCGTCTGCGTGTGCAACTTTTTCTCGATCAACTTTTCCGCCTCGCGCAGCAACTCTGAAGCCAACACCGTCACGGAAGTCGTTC
Protein-coding sequences here:
- the LOC6046614 gene encoding T-complex protein 1 subunit beta; this encodes MSRFQNDEVGGGTTSVTVLASELLREAEKLIEKKLHTQTIIAGWRAATQVSHSALIGVAQDNSKDAEKFREDLMNISKLAVDAVMRLK